Within Candidatus Hydrogenedentota bacterium, the genomic segment GTGGCGCTACCCGTGGTCAAGCGCCGCGGCACACCTGGGGCAGGGCGACGCGTCGGGCCTGCTCGACCTGACCGCCTGGGCGCGCAAGAGGGACGCGACGAACTGGCAGGCCGCGCTCGTCGAACGTCTCGACCCCGGTATGGTCCGCCAACTCCGCGTCCGCACGCAGACCGGGCGCCCCCTCGCTGGCGACACCTTCCTCAGCAAACTCGAAACCAAACTCGGCCGCCGCCTGCGCGCGCTCCCACCGGGCCGCCCCAAAGGCTGGCACAAAAAAACCGCCAAGGCAAAGAAGACCACGAAATGACCGCAAATAACAGGTGGCTGTCCCCTGTTATTCCCCTGTTATTCTGTTATTACCCTTTGGCACGTGGCTCGACGCGGCAACAACCTTACATTCCGTCCAGACCTCGGCGGCAGTCTTTTGAAGAGACAAGCCGCGGCGGAGTTTGCCGACCGCTGGCGCACGGACACAGGCAAGTACGTGTTCCAGACCACGATGGATAAACTCACCGATATGGTCGAACGTAACGCAGGCGGGCCGTCGTTTCCTTCGTTGAATTACGTGACGCCGGTGGACACGCCCGTCGCACCCGCCGAGGTGGACGCGTCGCGCGTGAAGGCGTTCCACGTCGCCAGATTCCCGACGTCCGCGTGTACATCCGACCAGTTGAAGGGCATTCTGCGCGAATACGGCGCCTCGCAGACCGGAAATAAGGAGGAACTCGCAACAAAGTTCGCTGCACTCGCAGCCAACACATACGAGAAGAAACGGCACGAGCTCGATGAGTTCTTTTCCGCGCATCGCTTTGTGCGTGTCGACTCATCGCCGCAGAACAGCACCGGTTTTCCGATCCTGGACGGGCCTCAGTATCTGCGGAACTTGGTACTCGCGATGTATGCCCTACGTCATCTGCGTGGGAACGCCATTCTGGAAAGTGCCCACGAGAACACGACGTACGGTATCCAGGAACTGGCCTTGGCTCTGGTCTTTGGTAAAATTTTCCTTACGGGCGGTTTCGTGCCAGTAGCGTAGACTACAGAGGATGGAGGGTCAGTACCTGTTGGGCCCTCCATCCTGTTATTGCGACTTCTGGAATCTTGCTTATTGGCATTATTGACTGCCGAAGACGACCGTGCTAGCTTCTTGACTATGTAGGCCCAAAATGGGGTTGATGCCGGGCCTGCACCCACGACGGCTTGCTACAGATCGTTAAGTTTGGTGCGAACTGAACACTGTTGTTCATGTGGGGTATCTTTTCATGCGGCACTCATTGCTGGGATCGACAAAGATTGAGCTTTTGCGTCGTACATGTCTTGTGTCACTTATTCTCGCTGTGGATGCTTTTGGCGCCACCGGCAACCTTGTGGTAACTGTCCGCAATGCCAATGGGTCGACAGCATCAGGCGCTCGCGTCGTACGCTACAGCCCCGGGGGCGGCTCCACGGAAGGCTACACAAACAGCAGCGGACAAGTTACCTGGAACGGAATTACGAC encodes:
- a CDS encoding SAP domain-containing protein, encoding MKRQAAAEFADRWRTDTGKYVFQTTMDKLTDMVERNAGGPSFPSLNYVTPVDTPVAPAEVDASRVKAFHVARFPTSACTSDQLKGILREYGASQTGNKEELATKFAALAANTYEKKRHELDEFFSAHRFVRVDSSPQNSTGFPILDGPQYLRNLVLAMYALRHLRGNAILESAHENTTYGIQELALALVFGKIFLTGGFVPVA